ACTAAAGGCTAGTTGCAGTGAGCCCTTTGACAAGTACACCATAagttcctgtttctctgaaagagagagagagagagagagagagagagagagagagagagagagggaaaggGTGAAAGCTGTAGAACAGTGTGGTCTTTCAGGCTTCTTGGAGGGACGGACTAAAgtaaggagagagagagagaaatagaaatgGGACTCTATGTCCTTGGCTTTGCATTCACCCAAACACATGACCTCCAGCTGCCTGCCTGAGTTTACAGTGACAAATTCAAACATACGCACATGTACATTTACTGCGTCACATCAAAGCTCTCACATTTTAACCTGTACAGAAACGTGCCcacagaacatacctggaaggttaaataggctaaattaaccgaacaagccaactagcgtgaagttcggatactcgtcattccattgaattacaaaaatacagaagcagcatatagcggactcatACGGCTGTAAacggtaatgatgtctcttgcctcataaatgtcaaaattaattcatattgacttacaaggcgcacatGACTATAAGACACAGCACCAGCCAAGATATGAAAAACcgcggcttatagaccgaaaccTGTAGAAAGCTATCCATTAGCATTCATCTGCCTTTTGAATCATTACATTTGTGGTGATATTAGCTGATTTTGAGCATAACCAACACAATCAGTTGTTGGCAGTTTGTACTTCCTAAGTGGCtaatctatatctgatttgtaCGTTTTAGTACGATCTATGTTTGCCGTATTGATGTTATGTTTAGGGTGGGgctttattattgttttttctaATAAACATATTCATATTCAATCCAATCTTGTGAAAACTTATGAATCTGTGAGATCAAGCTTGTAAAACTTAAAGAAACACACTGACCATCAAAATGATGGGATCTAACTTATTATAAGACTATAAGCGGCATGGATGCTGTTTTACCTAATTAAATAgttttttcttaaaggaaaacaccaccacttttcaatattttaccatgttcttatctcaacttagacaaattaatacacacctaactttttttcaataaattcacttaatctttgtatagcgcgtcgtgaatgtgttagcatttatcctacccccattcattccttgggatccaaacggggatgaatttagaagccaccaaacacttccatgttttccctatttaaagacggtaacatgagtagttacacgagtaagaaatggtggcacaaaataaaacacaaatttttaAGCGAATAAAAAtttagaactatattgtatgggcGAAAGAGACCTCGGCACGCAGCAGAGTCCTGCACGGGTCCATTTTTGGAcattccaattaaagtgctttattttttatcttgtgtacctctctcaacatcacaacagcatcatgaataagctaatgaaacaggctaaagtgcACTTTGTTTTGCGCCATTCAACCTGGTACCTGGTAACTATACACAAATAGAcctattaatgaaaaaaagaactacaaaaaatacaacctacctacacaacccctgctgtgctcCTAAGTCTCGTATCTAAATGCTTTCTTAGAGAAGACGTTCCCAGCTTCCGACTATCAACGGCAAAACTTTATGCAACTCCTGCAACGCTCGCTCCAATTAGGCTACGAGAAGAATCAACAAAGGTTGCGCACTGTCACAGTGGTGGTGACGTGAGGGGTCAAAATATCCACCCGCATTCCCGCCcgtgaattttaggaatgtcacaatccatccgttttagacacttttatgcGGGTATCCGCGGGTACCCgacccgttgcaggactctgTAACATCATCCCTCCTGACGACTCCCCCTCTTGCTCAAattctgtcaatattactgcaccaaAGGTCGAGGTGCTACAAACTAAgtgttcttccgccatacaaaATAGTTAATCGCCAcgttttaatataatttaatatggaTGTGATGCTCTGTCTCTTAAATGTTCTTTTTTGTAAGTCGCTTCTGATAAAAGTGCTTCCGTAATTATTAGACTGTACGGTCTGGGACACCCATATTATTTTAGGTTTATGTCTGGGTTTTATTATTTAAGGGGGCAGTGGAGCGGGCACGACTCTCTGGGTTTGTGTCTGTGGTTTTTAAGGCTGTGTTTGTTCTCTCTGGAGTGAGAATCACTGTGGTTGGCTCCAGTGCTAAACAGAAGTCTGCCAGCACAGAGGAGGAGTTCAGCAgggcatctctctctctctctctctctctctctctctctccacgtATGGCACGACATTCCAGTCCgctctgcacacacacacatacatgctcAAATACACAACCACTGCTTCCTGAAAGACAGGAAGTGAGGCCGGCTTCCTGTGACGGTCCTCTTTCATGTGGTCACTTCCTGTGTTTGACTCATACTGACGGCTTTCTTCATTGTTCCTGTCTCAGGGGTTtgaaattatttatataaaaggTGCATCTAAGGGCACTATTTCACGTTTACTGTACATTCCACAACTTGTCTATCTCAGCATTCTTCAAAGTAAACAAACCAAATTTTGGGGCCAAAATTTAATGCTTGGGATAAGTAGATCGCGACCGTTTTGACTCCATTTCCACAACAGTATTTGAAGTTCCTTTACTCTCAATTTCTACCCGATAAAATACCTTGATCTACACAGATGTTGTAGATATAACCACACACTTGAATAACCAAACACTcaaaaaataacttaaaggcggagtccacgatgttcgaaaaacactttggaaaaggagacgggccgactaccaaaacacacttatagccaatcagcagtaaggagcgtgtctactaaccgacatccttgccgggttgcgtatgtgtggggcgggtctatcaacagaaggtccagattctattggggtaggggcgtgtttgtttaggtgatttcaaatatcaacattggctttcaaacatcatggaatCCTCCTTTAACAttcaaacttaattttaaagttGTTTTAGGTTTAAAGCTTGCATTGTcttattttaaatcattttaaggcctcatttaaataattttttatcttGACGCCCCCTTAGGAGCTTGTTAAGACCACACCTGGCTGAGAAACAATAGGAACCAATATGAGAACCAATAAAAATATTGATGCTTGCCAGAAACTACGATTACTATGATTTAAGTGATGGACAATTGTGCACTGTTCTAAATTTAGAGCACCGCTGcatcatacaaaaaaaaatcaggattacagaaaaaacaaaaatgcattatatTATATGTGACTTTTTTGCATAATTCATTGTTTTTATGTAATTCCTGTATTTTAGTTATCACCATGGTCATGAGCTTTTTACAGTACtagcaaaacagaaaatatagaCGTTATAATATGATTCATGCAAATAATTTGTACTTTGAACATAACGTCGTGTCATTGTGTGTACTACTGCGGTATCTATGGAATGGCACTATTGTTGCAAACCCAAGATTGCAGGATCTCCACACAACAGGGTTGGAAACCTCAGACAGGAATTTGGATTGGGACACCGTAGCATCCCACTTTCTGTGTACCAGAAGAGATAGAGATAGATACTAGTGGGCTAGCTGTCATTACGTTTGAACTTTGGACACGGTGATTAGCTGGAATGTCGAAGTTCCTGTGTTCCCCTGCCACTAATACATCATCCATTGTCAAAACAGGCTAAAAATGTGTCAATCGGGAAGGAAGCTACAGATCACACAGGATGAGCGTGCTTTGATATCGTTTGGGTTTGCTCAGGGATTTTTTGTGTAAGTTTCTGGGACATTGTTTACAGTGTGGAATAGCTCATTGACCGGTGCTACGGTATTTAGGGGGCACATCGGATACATGTAGTGCAGCATTCCAAAGCGATAAATAGCCACCCTCCTAGCTCTGGTTTTTCATTGTAATGGCAGAGGAGGAATCTGCATTTCATTAGTTTACCACTAAGTCACGAACGCTTTCATAGCACCCAACTGGAGTCCACATCTAAAGGACAGGCAACCTCCAGATTTTCCCACTTGGAATTCTGCGTTCTGCCCTGGTATTCCCCAGAGCTCCTGTTTTCCAGTTAGGAAATCTTCTGATGTTGTGACAAAATTTGTTATGGTATACATGTTGGCGCAAAAGCCATGATTATTTAACCATAGAGCCATTTCATGCAACATGCAAACTTGTGTTTTAAAGCAGTGTCACTGAGTTCATGTTTGGAAGCGATTTTTGAATTTGGTACATATGGACGGTGTTATGGTTAGTGGAGCGACATTACTTAAATGGGTACTGATATGGTTTAGATTCATGTTGCGTGTAGTTCGTAAGAGTCTTCGTGTGTTGGTTGCGATTGATTTAACTTTAGGGTTTTGCTTCTCTCTGAACGGTCGACACACATTGGCCAAATTTGCGATAATTGCCTGTTCATGGACCATCTGGTACATATTGATGTTGCAGGCTGAAATCAGCAGTTTCAGTCTTATTGGCTCACAAATTTGAGCACGGTTTTTATCGGTATGTTAAAAAATGAATGTTCCTAAGTTTCATGGCAGTTCAAATATCGTAGTAGATTGGCCAAATTTTGCACGGATAATGGTACaagattaaatataatttaagatTTTAGTAATACTTGTACTTGTACTGCTTTGCTCTTAAAATGCCCTTAAGTCATGGTTTAGTATTCATGGTTGTATTTATTAGATGAGTACAGTGTTAAACCATTGGTTTACTTTGAATTGGGGGCGTGTTAGCTAAAATTATGCTGAAAGCTAAGTggtacaagaaaaaaaatcataaagaGATATAaccaaaaaaatgctatttaatATGCCCTAATCACGGTGCAATTACTACATTGAATCTCAGCCTGTAAACATCATGTTAAAGAAACAATTTTGTCATTTGGTGGTTTTACAGTACATGTCATGTAGGTCCGATAACCTTCGTGTCTAAAGTAGGCAGTTCTTGACCAGAGTACAGTGCAATGTGAACCAGACCTTGGTCATCATCCACTGTTGTGAAACGTTGATCTCTTCCTggtcattttctttctttttgtcaGACACGTGTCTGTACGAGCACACAGTTCATAtctaaactttttttatatatcagATTTACAAAAAGTAAAAGAAAAGCTTTTTAGTTCACAAACAACCGCAAAGACCATCTTAAGCTGCCATCACATCCTGCAACTATCCATTAACAACTCTAAATTAGACACAGGAGGCATTAGGCCAGCATTTCAAAAATCCCCCATTTTCCTTATCTCTAGGGAAAGTGGTCCTAATGATTGAGATCACCATGACAACGTGCAGTAGGTAATGGGCTCATGTCTGGCTGAATGTTTACCTGGGTTTGCCAGACATTATGGGATGTAGACTCTTTAAACAGATGTAGAAAGCTAAATCTGCACCAGTGGCCACAACTATTCATTGACAAGAGCAGAGAAATGGCTTTAAATGGCCTTAAAGGTGCCAActaatgcattgaaataattgtttaattgttctttgatatctacatagaatgtatgtggctttattaagtacaaaaaatatccagagatggttttacatgtccatttacaacccctTAGGATTTGCCTTaaaaatgaaatggtctattattaccttatttgaaagagtcatgaataataatgttgagctctgctctgattggctgtttcaaaGAGCAGCTCATTTAggagctctgtgtgtgtgtgtaaacagaccttatgtttgagccttcAGATGAATATATGGAATTTGacgaataatcaattgtttggagattgttaatgaaCTTCAGCCTTAACGCtaacatatagcattaactagcatataatgctaactcagcagtcacaactttgtttttagcattgtaataatgttgtatttaatttaatgttggggcgtacatctcgaaTGTAACATTGCAGTTATCCAGCGGTCAGTTTTGCTGTGGTAAATGAAGAAATTATTATCGTTTTTGGGTAATTTCGGATCGCTCGAGTGTTGTGGTTGGTTGCCAGGTTGTGGCTGTGCAGTTGCTATGTTGTGCTTAACGGTATCTAGCAAAATTGCTGTGTTTGCTATTGGATGACACATTGATAACATTTTGTAATTCCAACTCCGGTTATTAATTAAAGGCTTACAACTTTAAAAATTGATATTAATTTTCATTGCAAAATTATGtccaaaataaatctttggagGGATTCTCCTATTGTATTTCCTTATACCTCAGGGACCAATTAGCAAATATTTGGTCCAGTATGTTCATAATAATGGCCGGCGTTCAAGGAAAACTCTCCCCGGCTCTTATTTGAATGACAGAAAATGATGCATCTAGGTGAAAGAAAGGCTGAGTGAAAAAGAAAAGAGTTTAATAGAAAGCAGCTGCTGTGAGGATTTGCACTCTGCTGATTTACCGTCAGAGAGGAATTTATTGGAAAAGGGCAAAATTCAAACATAACACTTTTTTTCTCTCTCCTGTAGAACTCAATCAGACACAACCTGTCCCTGCACAGTAGATTCATCCGGGTGCAGAATGAAGGTACGGGTAAAAGCTCATGGTGGATGCTTAACCCTGAAGGTGGCAAGAGCGGCAAGTCTCCTCGACGCAGAGCTGCCTCCATGGACAACAACAGCAAGTTTGCCAAGAGCAGAGGACGTGCGGCTAAGAAAAAGGTAAACGTTGTGCAACACCCTGTGATCTCTTTGAAAAACATCATGTGCTCTATGAGCGTATACACAGTTACTGGTACATGTATCTCAGAAGTACGTAATACATCTTTATGTGTATTTATAGCTGACTCTTCAGGGTGGGCCCGAGGGTGGTGCAGACAGTCCTGGCTCCCAGTATGGCAAGTGGCCTGGCAGCCCCAACTCTCAAAGCAATGATGACTTTGACGCCTGGACGACTATCCGTCCCCGCACCAGCTCCAATGCCAGCACACTGAGCGGGCGTCTTTCACCCTTTATTGATGATGAAATTGGTGACTCCGACCTTCACATGGTATACCCGGGCCCTGGGTCTGGGGCCAAAATGACCTCCACCCTTCCCAGCCTGTCCGAGATGGCTGGCTCCCTTGGTCACAGGGGTTCTGAGAATGTGATGGAGAACCTCCTGGATAACCTTAACTTGCTCTCACCCAAGAACCCATCGGTAGGGTCAGCCGGAGGGCCTGGATCTGGATCCAACCAATCGTCACCCTCCTCGCTAATGCAGGCAAGTCCTGTTTACTCTCCCTATGGCTCGCCTGCTCTGGCTGGGGTCAACCAACAGAATCAACAAGACTATCGTAAGTGTCTGTATGGCCAGACAGGAATAGGCAGCATTTCCTCCATGCAAATGCAGCCTCTGCCAGAAAGCAAGCCCAGTTTTGGTCCCAGGCCAGGATCCATGGGCCAGTTTAACTGCACAGCAGGACTGCTGAAAGAGCTTTTGACATCTGAAGGGGAGCCTGGAGAGCTCATGCCCTCAGTGGACACTGTTGTCTCCCAGACAAGTGGACGTATGCTTCCTCCATATAGCAGTGCTCAGAATGATCTTGTGGGGGGCAGCCACGCCCTCTCTCACCCACACAGTATGCATGGACAAGCTCCGCCCATGTCTGTGGCGATGAACGGGCGAACACTGCATCATTTGACCACCATTGGCCACAGTGGTGTTGCTGGGCGATTGGGAAGCATTAAATCAGCTATGCAGATGCAGTATGGTAGCCATCTTGCTGGTGGGGGAGGCCTTCCACCTTACTGCAGCCTAAACACCAACGGATACGGACGCAGTCCAGGGCTGATgccccaccaccaccagcagcaaCATCTGGAGAAGCTGCCAAGTGATCTGGACGGCATGCCTGTGGAGCGTTTTGAATGCGATGTGGAATCCATTTTACACGACACCCTCATGGACGGAGAATCACTGGACTTCAACTTTGACCCCATGGCCACCCAGCAGGGGTTCCAGCCGCACAGTGTAAAGACCACCACGCACAGCTGGGTGTCTGGGTAGGAAAAATTTTTACACATATAAAGGGTAAATTTGAAGCTTACAACCTAAAAGTCTAAGACTTAATTTGCACGCAACGTTTCAGGCAATCTGTGAAAATGCTAATCTGTGAAAATGGTGATGTCATTGTGTATTACGTGTTTAGTCAGGCATGCATGAATACTTGACAACTATAACAACaatgcattgtaaaaaataaattctatGAAAAACTATAGCAGAATTAATTgcatataacattgtttttccTTTCAGGTAAAAACTCTTGATCGGCAACCCTGAGCCGCTCTCCACACCCATCAAACTCCTCTTCAAGGACACAGACACCATTATTCCTTCTCTTTCTTCAGCAGATGAGGTCATGATACGACTTCACA
This sequence is a window from Misgurnus anguillicaudatus chromosome 24, ASM2758022v2, whole genome shotgun sequence. Protein-coding genes within it:
- the foxo1a gene encoding forkhead box protein O1-A, with product MAEAAQNQMVEIDPDFEPLSRPRSCTWPLPRPEFPNPGAADSNTSSPAPSVKQEPSGNADFINNLSLLEENEDYPDQKPLILCSDFQCQDNCIHQQQQHQQQIPNQQQQVPVLSSPVAAAAAAAAAQRKSSSSRRNAWGNMSYADLITKAIESSPEKRLTLSQIYDWMVKSVPYFKDKGDSNSSAGWKNSIRHNLSLHSRFIRVQNEGTGKSSWWMLNPEGGKSGKSPRRRAASMDNNSKFAKSRGRAAKKKLTLQGGPEGGADSPGSQYGKWPGSPNSQSNDDFDAWTTIRPRTSSNASTLSGRLSPFIDDEIGDSDLHMVYPGPGSGAKMTSTLPSLSEMAGSLGHRGSENVMENLLDNLNLLSPKNPSVGSAGGPGSGSNQSSPSSLMQASPVYSPYGSPALAGVNQQNQQDYRKCLYGQTGIGSISSMQMQPLPESKPSFGPRPGSMGQFNCTAGLLKELLTSEGEPGELMPSVDTVVSQTSGRMLPPYSSAQNDLVGGSHALSHPHSMHGQAPPMSVAMNGRTLHHLTTIGHSGVAGRLGSIKSAMQMQYGSHLAGGGGLPPYCSLNTNGYGRSPGLMPHHHQQQHLEKLPSDLDGMPVERFECDVESILHDTLMDGESLDFNFDPMATQQGFQPHSVKTTTHSWVSG